The Desulfuromonas acetoxidans DSM 684 genome contains a region encoding:
- a CDS encoding UDP-N-acetylmuramoyl-L-alanyl-D-glutamate--2,6-diaminopimelate ligase gives MKLSQIVADVTSQGELAADVEISHLAYDSRCVRPGTLFFALRGVLVDGHDYAKSAVERGAVAVVVEQPVDLPDEIVQVVVDDSRYAMARCAACFYDYPAQGMLIVGVTGTNGKTTMTYLLESVLKQAGYTPAVVGTISNRMGDDAVEAEHTTPESLDLQRILAEFKSQGADALVIEVSSHALMQSRVVGLTFDVAVFTNLTPEHLDYHKNMESYFAAKTRLFKEPQIYGDFTAVVNTDDPYGAKLVRELNEPLSVGMHRGADVRVCDVEQTMQGTVATLETPQGEITVRSPLVGPFNLENLLCAVGAGLVLDLPITTIEQGLAAANRVPGRLEPVDNTLGALIVVDYAHTGDALAKALEAMAALKPQRIITVFGCGGDRDTLKRPAMGEVAGRYSDLSIVTSDNPRTENPAKIIDDIKVGIERICPNLAVDGDPDSVGKCYVVIEDRHEAIVYAVNQLRAGDLLLIAGKGHEDYQVIGTQKIHFDDREQVRLALEQRARREDGHESDQ, from the coding sequence ATGAAGTTATCGCAGATTGTTGCCGATGTCACTTCTCAGGGGGAGCTGGCTGCGGACGTTGAAATTTCCCATCTGGCTTACGATTCGCGTTGCGTGAGACCCGGCACCCTGTTTTTTGCCTTGCGTGGTGTGCTGGTGGATGGGCACGATTATGCCAAAAGTGCCGTTGAACGTGGTGCGGTGGCCGTTGTTGTCGAACAACCTGTTGACCTGCCCGATGAGATTGTTCAGGTGGTGGTTGACGACAGTCGTTACGCCATGGCCCGCTGTGCTGCGTGTTTTTACGATTACCCCGCACAGGGGATGCTGATCGTCGGTGTTACCGGTACCAATGGCAAGACCACCATGACCTATCTGCTCGAATCGGTTCTCAAGCAGGCCGGTTATACCCCGGCTGTTGTCGGGACAATCAGTAATCGCATGGGTGACGATGCCGTTGAAGCAGAGCACACCACGCCCGAATCACTTGACCTGCAACGAATCCTTGCCGAGTTTAAATCCCAGGGCGCCGATGCTCTGGTGATTGAAGTGTCCTCGCACGCCCTGATGCAGAGTCGGGTGGTTGGACTGACCTTCGATGTGGCGGTGTTTACCAATCTCACCCCGGAGCATCTCGATTACCACAAAAACATGGAAAGTTATTTTGCCGCGAAAACCCGCCTGTTCAAAGAGCCGCAGATCTATGGTGATTTTACTGCAGTGGTGAATACCGATGATCCGTATGGGGCCAAGCTGGTGCGAGAACTGAATGAACCACTCAGTGTCGGCATGCATCGCGGTGCCGATGTGCGGGTGTGTGATGTTGAGCAGACCATGCAGGGAACAGTGGCAACACTGGAGACCCCGCAGGGGGAGATCACCGTGCGCTCACCCCTGGTCGGGCCGTTTAATCTGGAAAACCTGTTGTGTGCCGTTGGTGCCGGACTGGTGTTGGACCTGCCCATTACTACCATTGAACAGGGCTTGGCAGCGGCGAATCGGGTGCCGGGACGGCTGGAGCCGGTGGACAATACCCTTGGGGCCTTGATTGTTGTCGACTATGCTCACACCGGCGATGCCCTGGCCAAAGCCCTTGAGGCGATGGCGGCGCTAAAACCGCAACGCATTATCACCGTGTTCGGCTGTGGTGGTGATCGCGACACTCTGAAGCGCCCTGCCATGGGCGAAGTGGCCGGACGGTACTCAGATTTGAGTATTGTTACATCGGACAATCCCCGTACCGAAAATCCGGCCAAGATTATTGATGATATCAAGGTTGGTATTGAGCGGATCTGCCCTAATCTTGCGGTTGATGGCGACCCGGATAGTGTCGGGAAGTGTTATGTGGTGATCGAAGATCGCCATGAGGCCATTGTGTATGCCGTTAATCAGTTACGGGCCGGCGATCTGTTGTTAATTGCCGGAAAGGGCCATGAAGATTATCAGGTGATCGGTACACAAAAGATCCATTTTGATGACCGTGAGCAAGTGCGTCTGGCACTTGAGCAGCGTGCTCGACGGGAGGATGGCCATGAATCTGACCAGTGA